From Gossypium raimondii isolate GPD5lz chromosome 11, ASM2569854v1, whole genome shotgun sequence:
AGTTTTACCTTGATTGATGttagtattgttgtcaatataagAGGACGCGGATACGAGTACgttgaagcgtattatcctcttataatgaaattacgaaaaaaaattaaatacaaatctCAGTAAAATATCTCGTCATCATAATTAAGATTTTACCCAAATATTCAttacaaataacataaaatcaaattacaatatcatgaagagaatatatatttagcatttaggTAGTCTCGATCCAATTGAGGCTTGCAACATGAACGACTATTCTAAAATACGTTGAAATCCCAGCAAATGTAACTTGAAGGTCATGAAATATCCTGCAATGAGGATCATAGATAACAAGTGCTTTATTTCTATACTCCAATAAGATCCCTCCACTCCTCAACTGGCATAGGACTCGAATGCTTCTTTTAGGCAAATAAAACCTCGAGTTATTCGATGATTCACACTGATCATTTGGCTGCAATATTCTTGGTACGTAAGTTCCAATGCTAAATTCTTTGATCCAAGACTCTCTCACATCATACTCCTTCATAACCCAAATCTCCAATCCTTCATTATCGGAAGAAACTGCCGACAGGCAACCTCGTAGAACGAGTTCACGAAATCGCCTGTCCGAACTGATGAAATCAGGCCTAGGGACCTCATTGAATTGTTCATTAGCCAAGTCAAAAGACATGATAAGATCAGTAGCATTGATTGTGTCGGGATAATAAATCCAATGAAGTTTATCGTGGACTAAAACCTGAGATTTTTGCCACATAAAATGGAAGGGAAATCTTCCCAAATTTCTCCATGTGGGGCTACCAACAGTCAAAATATAAACCTCGGATTCAATTGAAGAAGAGGCATATGCGGCA
This genomic window contains:
- the LOC105800987 gene encoding F-box protein At3g07870, with protein sequence MDCLPRELVPEILSRLPIPSLVQSKSVCRAWRIFIHDQEFVDKHFKRMIDNDPSFILQIIGNPIQNQLYFGDFSGHPNGGNVMITKKLTIPPLSNFHLVSSCNGLLCLRFTHPSFGLCIYNPFTRDYIELPKIITKNPASHHGSVLGFGLDPTTKKYKVVEVSYKGITCRTLPRRVAISSMRRPPLTAAYASSSIESEVYILTVGSPTWRNLGRFPFHFMWQKSQVLVHDKLHWIYYPDTINATDLIMSFDLANEQFNEVPRPDFISSDRRFRELVLRGCLSAVSSDNEGLEIWVMKEYDVRESWIKEFSIGTYVPRILQPNDQCESSNNSRFYLPKRSIRVLCQLRSGGILLEYRNKALVIYDPHCRIFHDLQVTFAGISTYFRIVVHVASLNWIETT